A genomic window from Nicotiana sylvestris chromosome 11, ASM39365v2, whole genome shotgun sequence includes:
- the LOC138881438 gene encoding uncharacterized protein: protein MSPYRLVFGKPCHLSVEVERKGMWALKKLNLEWDIVANLRMAHLNELDEFRYHAYTSSSLYKEKMKYPHKKYIWNKEFKEVDLVLLFNSRLWMFPGKLKSKCSGPFEVDGVTPFSALDLKNENEEVFGVNGHRVEHYLGRVGDSHIVRVIHLN from the coding sequence ATGTCTCCGTACCGTTTGGTGTTCGGAAAACCTTGTCATCTTTCGGTGGAAGTTGAGCGCAAAGGCATGTGGGCTTTAAAAAAgttgaatcttgagtgggatATCGTCGCCAACTTAAGGATGGCACATTTGAATGAGTTAGATGAGTTCCGGTATCATGCATACACAAGTTCGTCCTTATACAAAGAGAAGATGAAATATCCTCATAAAAAGtacatttggaacaaagagttTAAAGAGGTTGATCTTGTATTGTTGTTCAATTCACGGTTATGGATGTTTCCCGGAAAGTTAAAGTCTAAATGTAGTGGCCCGTTTGAGGTTGATGGTGTGACACCCTTTAGTGCATTGGACTTGAAGAATGAAAATGAGGAAGTGTTTGgagtcaatggtcaccgggtGGAGCATTATCTGGGAAGAGTTGGTGATAGCCACATCGTGAgggtgattcatttgaattga
- the LOC138881439 gene encoding uncharacterized protein — MCIDMNIQELLVFGDLDLLIHQVREEWDTKNSKILPYLHHVQELRKRLTKMEFQYVPRVQNEFADVLATMSSMIQHPDKHFIEPIPVKIYDHLAYCAHVEEEADEKPWFHDIREYLAKGEYPELANPTHKRTLQRLSNSFFHSGGILYMRTPDLGLLRCVDAKEASKLLEEIHAGTCSPHMNSCLNKEDTLG; from the coding sequence atgtgcattgacatgaacattcaagaattgctagtgtttggagatttggacctactcatacatcaggtgcgTGAAGAATGGGacaccaagaactccaagatactcccgtatctgcatcatgtacaggaattgaggaagaGGCTCACGAAGATGGAATTCCAATATGTTCCTAGAGTCCAAAATGAGTTCGCTGATGTATTGGCCACcatgtcatctatgatacaacatccagacaaacaTTTTATTGaacccattccagtaaagatctatgatcatctagcttattgtgcccatgttgaagaagaagcagacgaaaagccttggtttcatgatatcagggaatatttggcaaaaggagagtacccagagcttgcaaatcctactcacaAACGTACGCTTCAGAGATTGTCCAATagcttctttcacagcggaggaatcctgtatatgaggactcctgatttgggattattaaggtgtgtcgacgcaaaggaagcatccaaactactagaggaaattcacgctgGGACTTGCAGTCCACATATGAACAGTTGTCTTAACAAAGAAGATACTCTAGGCTAG